From a single Bacillus pseudomycoides DSM 12442 genomic region:
- a CDS encoding MFS transporter, giving the protein MQSERLWTKDFLGTCFSSLFLFLTFYMLMTTLPVYVIDGLKGKPEEIGLVATVFLISSVLCRPFTGKWLDDLGRKKILFISLSLFLAATVMYFGAQSLFLLLALRFLHGIGFGMATTATGTIVTDVAPPHRRGEALAYFGVFMSLPMVIGPFLGLTIISHFSFTILFIVCSVFSLLAFLLGLLVNIPHEKPVSKQKRERMKWKDLIEPSSVPIALTGFVLAFSYSGILSFIPIYAKEIGLGEVASYFFIVYALVVVLSRPFTGKIFDRFGENILVYPSIIIFTIGMFILSQAQTSFWFLGAGVLIGLGYGTLIPSFQTIAISAAPNHRRGSATATYFSFFDSGIGFGSFILGIVAAKSSYHNMYFIAAIIVAFTLLIYYGLHGRKQKFKKQHTDRKLSA; this is encoded by the coding sequence ATGCAAAGTGAGAGACTTTGGACGAAGGACTTCCTTGGAACTTGTTTTAGTAGTCTGTTTCTCTTTTTAACGTTTTACATGCTTATGACCACCCTGCCCGTCTATGTAATAGACGGATTGAAAGGAAAACCAGAAGAAATTGGTTTAGTCGCAACAGTATTCCTTATTTCTTCTGTCCTATGCCGCCCATTTACCGGAAAGTGGCTTGACGATTTAGGGAGAAAGAAAATATTATTTATTTCACTTTCGTTATTTTTAGCTGCTACCGTGATGTATTTCGGTGCACAAAGTTTATTTTTATTACTTGCCCTGCGCTTCCTTCACGGGATTGGGTTTGGAATGGCGACTACAGCAACAGGTACAATTGTAACAGATGTCGCACCACCGCATCGCCGCGGTGAAGCACTTGCCTATTTTGGTGTATTTATGAGTCTGCCGATGGTAATCGGTCCTTTTTTAGGTTTAACGATTATTTCGCACTTTTCATTTACTATTCTATTTATCGTTTGTTCTGTATTTTCATTACTAGCATTTCTATTAGGTTTACTTGTTAATATTCCACATGAAAAGCCAGTAAGTAAACAAAAACGTGAACGAATGAAATGGAAAGATTTAATTGAACCTTCTTCAGTTCCAATTGCTCTAACAGGATTTGTTTTAGCATTTTCTTATAGTGGCATTTTATCTTTTATTCCTATTTATGCAAAAGAAATTGGTTTAGGAGAAGTTGCAAGCTACTTCTTTATTGTGTACGCACTCGTTGTTGTACTTTCTCGTCCATTCACAGGGAAAATATTTGATCGTTTCGGTGAAAATATACTTGTTTATCCTTCGATTATTATTTTTACAATTGGAATGTTCATCTTAAGCCAAGCACAAACGTCATTTTGGTTCCTTGGTGCAGGTGTATTAATTGGTTTAGGCTACGGAACATTAATTCCAAGTTTCCAAACCATTGCTATTTCCGCGGCTCCAAACCATCGACGCGGCTCAGCAACAGCCACTTATTTCTCATTCTTTGATAGCGGTATTGGTTTCGGTTCTTTCATATTAGGTATAGTAGCTGCAAAATCAAGTTATCATAATATGTATTTCATTGCTGCCATTATCGTTGCATTCACATTACTTATTTATTATGGTCTACATGGCAGAAAACAAAAGTTCAAAAAGCAACATACAGACAGAAAATTATCAGCTTAA
- a CDS encoding MarR family winged helix-turn-helix transcriptional regulator: MDEKQHFFHIVSQTSRKFTKKFNERVSPTGLFSAQWAVIFRINQTGPCTQTELCQYLNVESPTMTRTLTRMETMGWIIRTEGKDRREKLISLSETALEMIPVWQEEVDTFEEKTLQDINEEDLQRAFQVLEAIIKNLDD, translated from the coding sequence ATGGACGAAAAACAACATTTTTTTCACATTGTCAGTCAAACTTCTCGAAAGTTTACTAAGAAATTTAATGAACGTGTGTCACCAACAGGTTTATTTAGTGCACAATGGGCTGTTATTTTCCGAATCAATCAAACGGGGCCTTGTACACAAACTGAGCTATGTCAATACTTAAACGTTGAATCTCCAACGATGACTCGTACATTAACACGTATGGAAACGATGGGATGGATCATTCGAACTGAGGGGAAAGATCGCCGTGAAAAGCTCATTTCCTTATCAGAAACAGCATTAGAAATGATTCCAGTATGGCAAGAAGAAGTTGATACTTTTGAAGAAAAAACGTTGCAGGATATTAATGAAGAAGACTTGCAGCGAGCATTTCAAGTACTAGAAGCTATTATTAAAAATTTAGATGATTAA
- a CDS encoding alpha/beta fold hydrolase codes for MGECVMIKPATMEFVSLSNGETIAYQEIGRRNKEILILIHGNMTSSQHWDLVIEKLQDEYHIYAIDLRGFGKSTYNKPIDSLQDFADDVKLFIDELQLKKFSLMGWSMGGGVAMEFTACHTELVEKLILVESVGMKGYPIFKKDINGQPIVSTLLKTKEEIAQDPVQITPVLDAIKNMNKLYYRTVWDLLIYTHNKPDPERYEKYLDDMLTQRNFVDVNYALITFNISDEHNGVVPGNGYIHRLQVPTLVVQGDRDYVIPQVVGEELAKHLPDAELVILEDCGHSPFVDCLDEFTQHVTIWLEK; via the coding sequence ATGGGGGAATGTGTGATGATTAAGCCTGCAACAATGGAATTTGTTTCGTTATCAAATGGAGAAACAATCGCATACCAAGAAATTGGAAGGCGAAATAAAGAAATACTTATACTCATCCACGGGAATATGACATCTTCACAGCATTGGGATTTAGTCATTGAGAAATTACAAGATGAATATCATATTTATGCCATTGATTTAAGAGGCTTTGGGAAATCAACATACAATAAGCCAATAGATTCATTGCAAGATTTTGCAGATGATGTAAAGTTATTTATAGACGAGCTACAATTGAAGAAGTTTTCACTGATGGGCTGGTCAATGGGTGGTGGCGTCGCAATGGAGTTTACGGCTTGCCATACGGAGCTTGTAGAGAAACTAATTTTGGTAGAATCAGTCGGAATGAAAGGATATCCGATCTTTAAAAAGGATATTAATGGTCAGCCTATCGTATCCACGTTATTAAAAACAAAAGAAGAAATTGCACAAGATCCTGTTCAAATTACTCCTGTACTAGATGCCATTAAAAATATGAACAAGCTCTATTATCGAACGGTTTGGGACTTACTCATTTATACACATAACAAACCAGATCCAGAGCGCTATGAAAAATATTTAGATGATATGTTAACGCAGCGTAATTTTGTTGATGTAAACTATGCTTTAATTACATTTAATATTTCAGATGAACATAATGGAGTCGTTCCTGGAAATGGATATATCCACCGTCTGCAAGTTCCAACTCTTGTCGTACAAGGAGATCGTGATTACGTTATACCGCAAGTGGTAGGAGAAGAATTAGCAAAACATCTCCCGGATGCTGAGCTAGTCATATTAGAGGATTGTGGGCATTCGCCGTTTGTTGACTGTTTAGATGAATTTACGCAGCATGTTACAATTTGGTTAGAGAAATAG
- a CDS encoding serine hydrolase domain-containing protein, producing the protein MNFKKSPLLLLILTLLFIVTGLGFAFFKQNKVSPSKENVTKENWLQDPYLRWSYTHMKELTLTSEVKNNPEQVSPFPTALQNLDDFSVKKENGGNIPLKKLLDENKTDAFVIVHNEKLVYEHYFNGYKQNGPHGMASLAKVFTGALVQSLTEEGLINVHKTAETYVKELRNTPFGKATIQQLMDMQVSAEYPTHGYIQPGLENQDAQLYLASNILPRAKNYDGPMKIYDMLREAKETASPGTAFSYNNGSSETLGWIIRTVTGKSLAENVSERIWSKIGMEENAYYITDETGVEQASAGLNATARDMARFGQLILHNGRYHDVQVLPSSISESVKSVQEGELAIGPGAPISYHNQWWIPHNEQGAFEVLGSYGQCLYIDPNANMVIVHFSSNASPSSDVHSTYSNMYIQIAKHLEKLSQE; encoded by the coding sequence ATGAACTTTAAAAAATCTCCCCTTTTATTGCTCATACTTACACTACTATTTATAGTAACTGGGCTTGGATTTGCATTTTTCAAACAAAACAAAGTCTCTCCTTCTAAAGAGAACGTGACAAAGGAAAACTGGTTACAAGACCCCTACTTACGTTGGTCATACACACATATGAAAGAATTAACGTTAACGAGCGAAGTGAAAAATAATCCTGAGCAAGTATCCCCATTCCCTACTGCATTACAAAACTTAGATGATTTTTCTGTTAAAAAGGAAAATGGAGGCAATATTCCTTTAAAAAAACTATTAGATGAGAATAAAACAGATGCATTTGTCATTGTACATAACGAAAAACTTGTTTACGAGCATTATTTCAATGGATATAAACAAAATGGGCCGCATGGAATGGCCTCTTTAGCAAAAGTATTTACTGGTGCACTTGTACAATCATTAACCGAAGAAGGACTCATCAATGTACACAAGACCGCTGAAACATATGTCAAAGAATTACGAAATACACCTTTCGGGAAAGCAACAATTCAACAATTAATGGACATGCAGGTTTCTGCTGAATACCCGACACATGGGTATATACAACCGGGATTAGAAAATCAAGATGCACAGTTATATTTAGCTAGTAATATTCTTCCTCGTGCTAAAAACTATGATGGCCCAATGAAAATTTATGATATGTTACGAGAAGCAAAAGAAACAGCATCACCTGGAACTGCATTTTCATATAATAACGGCTCATCTGAAACACTCGGCTGGATTATACGGACAGTGACCGGCAAATCATTAGCCGAAAATGTAAGTGAACGAATTTGGTCCAAAATAGGTATGGAAGAAAATGCGTATTATATTACGGATGAAACAGGAGTTGAACAGGCAAGCGCCGGTTTAAATGCCACTGCAAGAGATATGGCCAGATTTGGGCAATTGATTTTACATAACGGTCGCTATCATGACGTGCAAGTTCTCCCTTCCTCTATTTCGGAAAGTGTAAAGAGCGTACAAGAAGGCGAATTAGCAATCGGGCCAGGTGCACCTATTTCTTATCATAATCAATGGTGGATTCCTCATAACGAACAGGGCGCTTTTGAAGTGTTAGGAAGTTACGGACAATGCCTCTATATCGATCCAAATGCAAATATGGTGATTGTACACTTTTCATCAAATGCTAGTCCGAGCAGTGATGTCCATTCTACTTACTCCAATATGTATATACAAATTGCAAAACACTTAGAAAAGCTTTCACAGGAGTGA